One Trichosurus vulpecula isolate mTriVul1 chromosome 7, mTriVul1.pri, whole genome shotgun sequence genomic region harbors:
- the SERPINF2 gene encoding alpha-2-antiplasmin isoform X2 — protein sequence MAPPIWVLLLLSLSVLPRSCLSEPVHDTLVEGQKQEKVPLLLLLKSGSQDSDRTPVGPTGPPANSGALNFPTDSEEHPRKADSFIAGAPTHAPIPMVYSCLMPSEKAWQRVEVSCKETPSAEQTHKLAEAMMEFTLDLFAQVLQKSTSPNVVLSPLSVALALYHLELGARTKTVQQLQKVLHAESVSCLHHTLNGIRQELGGTALRMASRMYLEKGFPVKQEFLEQSEKFFGAKPAILKGNEKDDLQIINQWVKEATEGKIENFLVELPANTVMLLLNAVYFQGFWKTKFDPSLTKTDVFHLDEKYVVPVVMMKAKKYPLRWFLLEQADALVAQFPFKNNMSFVTVVPSQFEWNASHVLGNLSGAALHQPFMKERPTEVMLPKLHLDHQMDLVSTLGQLGLQELFHDPDLSGISEKNLVVSSVQHRATLELDEAGVEASAATSAVMSRMSLFSVNMNRPFLFFIFDDVTHLPLFVGSVKNPNPSGQKEIKEQRDAPDNKDFLPGQKFFFMKDKLFGPNLKFSPPMEEDDYPEVYNPK from the exons ATGGCACCGCCGATCTGGGTCCTCCTGCTGCTTAGCCTGTCTGTCCTGCCTAGATCCTGTTTATCG GAGCCAGTCCATGATACCCTTGTGGAGGGGCAGAAACAGGAGAAAGTacccctgcttctcctcctcaaGTCAGGCAGCCAG gATTCAGACAGGACACCAGTGGGTCCCACAGGGCCACCAGCAAACTCTGGGGCTTTGAACTTTCCCACAGACAGCGAGGAGCACCCCAGGAAAGCAGATTCCTTCATCGCTGGGGCTCCAACGCATGCTCCCATCCCGATGGTGTACAGTTGCTTGATGCCCTCAGAGAAGGCTTGGCAGAGAGTGGAGGTCAGCTGCAAGGAGACCCCCTCAGCAGAGCAGACCCACAAGCTGGCAGAGGCCATGATGGAGTTCACGTTAGATCTGTTTGCTCAAGTCCTACAGAAATCCACGAGCCCCAACGTGGTCCTGTCACCCCTCAGTGTCGCTCTAGCATTATATCATCTCGAACTAG GAGCCAGGACCAAGACGGTCCAGCAACTGCAAAAGGTACTGCATGCCGAATCTGTGTCCTGCCTGCACCATACGCTGAATGGCATCCGCCAGGAGCTGGGCGGCACAGCTCTACGCATGGCCTCCAGGATGTATCTGGAAAAAG GCTTCCCAGTCAAACAGGAATTCCTGGAGCAGTCAGAGAAATTTTTTGGTGCAAAGCCTGCCATCCTAAAAGGGAATGAGAAGGATGACCTTCAGATCATCAACCAGTGGGTGAAGGAGGCCACAGAAGGGAAGATTGAGAACTTCCTGGTGGAGCTCCCAGCGAACACGGTGATGCTACTCCTTAATGCCGTGTATTTTCAGG GTTTCTGGAAGACCAAGTTTGATCCCAGCCTGACCAAGACTGATGTTTTTCACCTGGATGAGAAGTATGTAGTCCCTGTGGTAATGATGAAGGCCAAGAAATACCCTCTGCGTTGGTTCTTGCTGGAACAGGCAGATGCGCTG GTGGCCCAGTTCCCTTTCAAGAACAACATGAGTTTTGTGACTGTGGTTCCCAGCCAGTTTGAGTGGAATGCCTCCCACGTGCTGGGCAACCTGAGTGGGGCTGCCTTGCACCAGCCTTTCATGAAGGAGAGGCCCACGGAGGTGATGCTGCCCAAGCTGCACCTGGACCACCAGATGGACCTGGTCTCAACCCTTGGCCAGTTGG GCCTCCAAGAACTGTTCCATGATCCAGACCTAAGTGGGATCTCAGAGAAGAACCTTGTGGTGTCCAGCGTCCAGCACCGGGCCACTCTTGAGCTGGACGAGGCTGGCGTGGAGGCGTCTGCTGCCACCAGTGCAGTCATGTCCCGCATGTCCCTCTTCTCTGTCAACATGAACCGGcccttcctctttttcatctttgatgATGTTACCCACCTTCCACTCTTTGTGGGCAGTGTCAAAAACCCCAACCCCAGTGGGCAGAAAGAGATCAAGGAACAGCGAGATGCCCCTGACAATAAGGATTTCCTCCCAGGacagaaattcttttttatgaaagACAAGTTATTTGGCCCCAActtgaaattctctccccccATGGAGGAAGATGACTACCCTGAAGTCTACAACCCCAAGTGA
- the SERPINF2 gene encoding alpha-2-antiplasmin isoform X1, whose translation MSLLADGTMAPPIWVLLLLSLSVLPRSCLSEPVHDTLVEGQKQEKVPLLLLLKSGSQDSDRTPVGPTGPPANSGALNFPTDSEEHPRKADSFIAGAPTHAPIPMVYSCLMPSEKAWQRVEVSCKETPSAEQTHKLAEAMMEFTLDLFAQVLQKSTSPNVVLSPLSVALALYHLELGARTKTVQQLQKVLHAESVSCLHHTLNGIRQELGGTALRMASRMYLEKGFPVKQEFLEQSEKFFGAKPAILKGNEKDDLQIINQWVKEATEGKIENFLVELPANTVMLLLNAVYFQGFWKTKFDPSLTKTDVFHLDEKYVVPVVMMKAKKYPLRWFLLEQADALVAQFPFKNNMSFVTVVPSQFEWNASHVLGNLSGAALHQPFMKERPTEVMLPKLHLDHQMDLVSTLGQLGLQELFHDPDLSGISEKNLVVSSVQHRATLELDEAGVEASAATSAVMSRMSLFSVNMNRPFLFFIFDDVTHLPLFVGSVKNPNPSGQKEIKEQRDAPDNKDFLPGQKFFFMKDKLFGPNLKFSPPMEEDDYPEVYNPK comes from the exons ATGTCACTGCTAGCTGATGG GACCATGGCACCGCCGATCTGGGTCCTCCTGCTGCTTAGCCTGTCTGTCCTGCCTAGATCCTGTTTATCG GAGCCAGTCCATGATACCCTTGTGGAGGGGCAGAAACAGGAGAAAGTacccctgcttctcctcctcaaGTCAGGCAGCCAG gATTCAGACAGGACACCAGTGGGTCCCACAGGGCCACCAGCAAACTCTGGGGCTTTGAACTTTCCCACAGACAGCGAGGAGCACCCCAGGAAAGCAGATTCCTTCATCGCTGGGGCTCCAACGCATGCTCCCATCCCGATGGTGTACAGTTGCTTGATGCCCTCAGAGAAGGCTTGGCAGAGAGTGGAGGTCAGCTGCAAGGAGACCCCCTCAGCAGAGCAGACCCACAAGCTGGCAGAGGCCATGATGGAGTTCACGTTAGATCTGTTTGCTCAAGTCCTACAGAAATCCACGAGCCCCAACGTGGTCCTGTCACCCCTCAGTGTCGCTCTAGCATTATATCATCTCGAACTAG GAGCCAGGACCAAGACGGTCCAGCAACTGCAAAAGGTACTGCATGCCGAATCTGTGTCCTGCCTGCACCATACGCTGAATGGCATCCGCCAGGAGCTGGGCGGCACAGCTCTACGCATGGCCTCCAGGATGTATCTGGAAAAAG GCTTCCCAGTCAAACAGGAATTCCTGGAGCAGTCAGAGAAATTTTTTGGTGCAAAGCCTGCCATCCTAAAAGGGAATGAGAAGGATGACCTTCAGATCATCAACCAGTGGGTGAAGGAGGCCACAGAAGGGAAGATTGAGAACTTCCTGGTGGAGCTCCCAGCGAACACGGTGATGCTACTCCTTAATGCCGTGTATTTTCAGG GTTTCTGGAAGACCAAGTTTGATCCCAGCCTGACCAAGACTGATGTTTTTCACCTGGATGAGAAGTATGTAGTCCCTGTGGTAATGATGAAGGCCAAGAAATACCCTCTGCGTTGGTTCTTGCTGGAACAGGCAGATGCGCTG GTGGCCCAGTTCCCTTTCAAGAACAACATGAGTTTTGTGACTGTGGTTCCCAGCCAGTTTGAGTGGAATGCCTCCCACGTGCTGGGCAACCTGAGTGGGGCTGCCTTGCACCAGCCTTTCATGAAGGAGAGGCCCACGGAGGTGATGCTGCCCAAGCTGCACCTGGACCACCAGATGGACCTGGTCTCAACCCTTGGCCAGTTGG GCCTCCAAGAACTGTTCCATGATCCAGACCTAAGTGGGATCTCAGAGAAGAACCTTGTGGTGTCCAGCGTCCAGCACCGGGCCACTCTTGAGCTGGACGAGGCTGGCGTGGAGGCGTCTGCTGCCACCAGTGCAGTCATGTCCCGCATGTCCCTCTTCTCTGTCAACATGAACCGGcccttcctctttttcatctttgatgATGTTACCCACCTTCCACTCTTTGTGGGCAGTGTCAAAAACCCCAACCCCAGTGGGCAGAAAGAGATCAAGGAACAGCGAGATGCCCCTGACAATAAGGATTTCCTCCCAGGacagaaattcttttttatgaaagACAAGTTATTTGGCCCCAActtgaaattctctccccccATGGAGGAAGATGACTACCCTGAAGTCTACAACCCCAAGTGA
- the SERPINF2 gene encoding alpha-2-antiplasmin isoform X3 — translation MSLLADGTMAPPIWVLLLLSLSVLPRSCLSDSDRTPVGPTGPPANSGALNFPTDSEEHPRKADSFIAGAPTHAPIPMVYSCLMPSEKAWQRVEVSCKETPSAEQTHKLAEAMMEFTLDLFAQVLQKSTSPNVVLSPLSVALALYHLELGARTKTVQQLQKVLHAESVSCLHHTLNGIRQELGGTALRMASRMYLEKGFPVKQEFLEQSEKFFGAKPAILKGNEKDDLQIINQWVKEATEGKIENFLVELPANTVMLLLNAVYFQGFWKTKFDPSLTKTDVFHLDEKYVVPVVMMKAKKYPLRWFLLEQADALVAQFPFKNNMSFVTVVPSQFEWNASHVLGNLSGAALHQPFMKERPTEVMLPKLHLDHQMDLVSTLGQLGLQELFHDPDLSGISEKNLVVSSVQHRATLELDEAGVEASAATSAVMSRMSLFSVNMNRPFLFFIFDDVTHLPLFVGSVKNPNPSGQKEIKEQRDAPDNKDFLPGQKFFFMKDKLFGPNLKFSPPMEEDDYPEVYNPK, via the exons ATGTCACTGCTAGCTGATGG GACCATGGCACCGCCGATCTGGGTCCTCCTGCTGCTTAGCCTGTCTGTCCTGCCTAGATCCTGTTTATCG gATTCAGACAGGACACCAGTGGGTCCCACAGGGCCACCAGCAAACTCTGGGGCTTTGAACTTTCCCACAGACAGCGAGGAGCACCCCAGGAAAGCAGATTCCTTCATCGCTGGGGCTCCAACGCATGCTCCCATCCCGATGGTGTACAGTTGCTTGATGCCCTCAGAGAAGGCTTGGCAGAGAGTGGAGGTCAGCTGCAAGGAGACCCCCTCAGCAGAGCAGACCCACAAGCTGGCAGAGGCCATGATGGAGTTCACGTTAGATCTGTTTGCTCAAGTCCTACAGAAATCCACGAGCCCCAACGTGGTCCTGTCACCCCTCAGTGTCGCTCTAGCATTATATCATCTCGAACTAG GAGCCAGGACCAAGACGGTCCAGCAACTGCAAAAGGTACTGCATGCCGAATCTGTGTCCTGCCTGCACCATACGCTGAATGGCATCCGCCAGGAGCTGGGCGGCACAGCTCTACGCATGGCCTCCAGGATGTATCTGGAAAAAG GCTTCCCAGTCAAACAGGAATTCCTGGAGCAGTCAGAGAAATTTTTTGGTGCAAAGCCTGCCATCCTAAAAGGGAATGAGAAGGATGACCTTCAGATCATCAACCAGTGGGTGAAGGAGGCCACAGAAGGGAAGATTGAGAACTTCCTGGTGGAGCTCCCAGCGAACACGGTGATGCTACTCCTTAATGCCGTGTATTTTCAGG GTTTCTGGAAGACCAAGTTTGATCCCAGCCTGACCAAGACTGATGTTTTTCACCTGGATGAGAAGTATGTAGTCCCTGTGGTAATGATGAAGGCCAAGAAATACCCTCTGCGTTGGTTCTTGCTGGAACAGGCAGATGCGCTG GTGGCCCAGTTCCCTTTCAAGAACAACATGAGTTTTGTGACTGTGGTTCCCAGCCAGTTTGAGTGGAATGCCTCCCACGTGCTGGGCAACCTGAGTGGGGCTGCCTTGCACCAGCCTTTCATGAAGGAGAGGCCCACGGAGGTGATGCTGCCCAAGCTGCACCTGGACCACCAGATGGACCTGGTCTCAACCCTTGGCCAGTTGG GCCTCCAAGAACTGTTCCATGATCCAGACCTAAGTGGGATCTCAGAGAAGAACCTTGTGGTGTCCAGCGTCCAGCACCGGGCCACTCTTGAGCTGGACGAGGCTGGCGTGGAGGCGTCTGCTGCCACCAGTGCAGTCATGTCCCGCATGTCCCTCTTCTCTGTCAACATGAACCGGcccttcctctttttcatctttgatgATGTTACCCACCTTCCACTCTTTGTGGGCAGTGTCAAAAACCCCAACCCCAGTGGGCAGAAAGAGATCAAGGAACAGCGAGATGCCCCTGACAATAAGGATTTCCTCCCAGGacagaaattcttttttatgaaagACAAGTTATTTGGCCCCAActtgaaattctctccccccATGGAGGAAGATGACTACCCTGAAGTCTACAACCCCAAGTGA